One genomic window of Macaca mulatta isolate MMU2019108-1 chromosome 8, T2T-MMU8v2.0, whole genome shotgun sequence includes the following:
- the LOC698256 gene encoding uncharacterized protein LOC698256, protein MSDAAVDTSSEITTKDLKEKKEVVEEAENGRDAPANGNANEENGEQEADNEVDEEEEGGEEEEEEEEGDGEEEDGDEDEEAESATGKRAAEDDEDDDVDTKKQKTDEDD, encoded by the coding sequence ATGTCAGACGCAGCCGTAGACACCAGCTCCGAAATCACCACCAAGGACttaaaggagaagaaggaagttGTGGAAGAGGCAGAAAATGGAAGAGACGCCCCTGCTAACGGGAATGCTAATGAGGAAAATGGGGAGCAAGAGGCTGACAATGAGGTAGATGAAGAGGAAGaaggtggggaggaagaggaggaggaagaagaaggtgatggtgaggaagaggatggagatgaagatgaggaagctgagtcAGCTACGGGCAAGCGGGCGgctgaagatgatgaggatgacgATGTTGATACCAAGAAGCAGAAGACCGACGAGGATGACTAG